In Apium graveolens cultivar Ventura chromosome 10, ASM990537v1, whole genome shotgun sequence, the following are encoded in one genomic region:
- the LOC141688891 gene encoding uncharacterized protein At1g08160-like has product MANTAPPPQHAAARPGHSKLLRTIAIVLLALIILVALVVLIIWLVIKPKRLVYTIEDGSIHNYNLTNDHLDANFYFTIRAYNPNKKVKIYNDKVEVSVFYNDQKVASNSVGPFFQPHQDVTRLKVGLLARNATLNQEDSKDIRLEKSSGEIEFEVKVRSRIRYRVGKWKSSRRTMKVTCKGVMLHTSSHKGFDRNYCDVDL; this is encoded by the coding sequence ATGGCCAATACAGCACCACCACCACAACACGCTGCTGCGAGACCAGGCCATTCAAAACTCCTAAGAACCATTGCCATTGTCTTGTTAGCCCTGATCATCCTCGTTGCCCTAGTCGTACTCATAATTTGGCTAGTAATTAAGCCAAAACGCCTTGTCTACACAATAGAAGATGGCTCAATCCATAATTATAACTTAACCAATGACCACCTTGACGCCAACTTCTATTTCACCATAAGAGCTTATAATCCAAACAAAAAAGTCAAGATATACAACGACAAAGTTGAAGTGTCGGTATTTTACAATGATCAGAAGGTGGCTTCTAATTCCGTCGGTCCATTTTTTCAGCCGCATCAAGACGTGACACGTTTAAAGGTGGGTCTTCTTGCAAGAAATGCAACCCTAAATCAAGAAGACTCTAAAGACATTAGACTTGAGAAATCTTCAGGGGAAATTGAGTTTGAAGTTAAAGTGAGGTCAAGAATTCGATACAGGGTCGGAAAATGGAAATCGAGCCGTAGGACGATGAAGGTTACTTGTAAAGGAGTAATGCTGCACACTTCATCACATAAGGGCTTCGACAGAAATTACTGTGACGTGGATCTTTAA